In Phocoena sinus isolate mPhoSin1 chromosome X, mPhoSin1.pri, whole genome shotgun sequence, a genomic segment contains:
- the GPRASP1 gene encoding LOW QUALITY PROTEIN: G-protein coupled receptor-associated sorting protein 1 (The sequence of the model RefSeq protein was modified relative to this genomic sequence to represent the inferred CDS: inserted 2 bases in 1 codon; substituted 2 bases at 2 genomic stop codons), translating to MTGAEIEPGIQAKPEKKPGEEVGGGAERENEVPVVVRPKVRTQAQVIPGARPTTKTMAVVGTHPKSEAKAITGARSMDETYSWAKTEFDAEALLKTEGVSQTNAISWPLISTESGSIAKTKIWSMDRELVCMDAESFPGTKVKSQSGIQPLFESEEETSMGSWCHPRPTSKKETSHNCDFRWVDRSSVSSWFWSREEVSTRLHPRDRVKASTRSRHMAKEEAMPRPKTSWELYVASSSGSEDESIKTSWFWAREKTSVWCKHREETNSRSWFRSKKEVSESNSGSECEDNVKSWFWAGEEARYKPRARKGADVRARHRAKXEASIDFMSGSMDIVKKESWFWPGEEANNLSRPKSKKEVRARAMAKEEAKIKARARTKREARSEEEFLTRAWFWAAEESSIVGGATVKSCSQVKDESIVGSWFWTEEEASMGTEASGKFRPKTEQEPIGNSMLGTGEKTSVETGXDATSKSVPADDTVKVIASFCFWANEEINPEAKEETIYGSWFWVSDDVSVEAGIGASCGSRPRSEEEEVIGPWFWAGEEINTEPEFREEARPGAEEETVFESWFWAGNQAQMDSGAEVNCDTMPETEKEEPIIGSXFWAGVEACGRAEVSNKSSLEDKEKGITSSWFGTTEEISMKYATGAQCKFMTTAEEINTESDFWSGEHPCMFAANGGSWKSRPEEEQDTVDPWFWSRRYTRPAATVGPWLWAVEEGSIDDRTEEEAKAPTKEETMITSWFWKGDKAIIGATDREESRPDAEEEDIVDSWFWAGGEDRLETEAEAREEDRLAAEEEHFVESWFWAREEAIRNKANICSKYSPEAEEEEVIVESWFWAEEEASLEAGDSFESKHGTEKEEIIIGSWFWAEEYNIDVGPQAIEETTSRSGEESTFGSSFWDAKEINVEAETCCAYKPEDDEEMIVESWFWSGDKAINETETVATSESRPENEEGAVVGPWFGAKNEANNRTGNGTNYESRTVAEEDEAIVGSWFWAGDEAHFESNPSPVYRAICRSRCSVEQEPDALCRPQNWEEVTVQFKPGPWGSVGFPSPSPFRFSKEAAFLFSEMFGGKPKHMELSLEGEEQESLLQPDKPDPEFPFQYDPSYWSVREIQEHLRTRESAEPESWFCSCIQCELKIGPEEFEELLLLMDKIRDPFIHEISKIAMGMRSASQFTHYFIHDSGVVSLIETLLNYPSSRVKTRFSENMIHLAPPYPNLNMIQTYICQVCEETLAYRLDSPEQLSGIKMVRHLTTATDYHTLVAKYISGFLSLLATGNTKTRFHVLKMLLNLSENPVMTKEILSAEAVSEFMGLFNRKETNDNIQVVLAMLENIGNNIKKEALWFTDDDFSLEPFISAFHEVEKFAKELQSKTDDQNDPEAEQKNEYD from the exons ATGACTGGGGCTGAGATTGAGCCTGGCATCCAGGCCAAGCCTGAAAAGAAGCCTGGAGAAgaagttgggggtggggctgagagagagaatgaagtcCCAGTGGTGGTCAGACCCAAGGTAAGGACCCAGGCCCAGGTAATTCCTGGAGCAAGGCCCACAACTAAGACCATGGCAGTAGTTGGGACACATCCTAAGAGTGAGGCCAAGGCAATCACTGGGGCAAGGTCAATGGATGAAACTTATTCATGGGCCAAGACTGAGTTTGATGCTGAGGCACTACTGAAGACAGAGGGAGTGTCCCAAACCAATGCTATATCCTGGCCACTGATCAGTACTGAGTCAGGGTCAATTGCTAAAACTAAGATCTGGTCTATGGATAGGGAACTGGTCTGTATGGATGCTGAGTCCTTTCCTGGCACCAAGGTCAAGTCCCAATCAGGTATCCAGCCTTTGTTTGAGTCAGAGGAGGAGACCAGTATGGGTTCCTGGTGCCATCCCAGGCCTACATCCAAAAAAGAGACTTCTCACAATTGTGATTTCAGATGGGTGGATAGATCCTCTGTGAGCTCCTGGTTCTGGAGTAGAGAAGAGGTCAGTACAAGGCTTCATCCTAGAGACAGGGTAAAGGCCAGTACTAGGTCCAGGCACATGGCCAAAGAAGAGGCCATGCCTAGGCCCAAAACCAGTTGGGAGCTTTATGTTGCATCCAGTTCTGGTTCTGAGGATGAATCTATTAAGACATCCTGGTTCTGGGCCAGAGAAAAGACCAGTGTCTGGTGTAAGCACAGGGAAGAGACCAATAGTAGGTCCTGGTTTAGATCTAAGAAAGAAGTCTCTGAATCTAATTCTGGGTCTGAATGTGAGGACAATGTAAAATCCTGGTTCTGGGCTGGAGAGGAGGCCAGGTACAAACCCAGAGCCAGGAAAGGGGCCGATGTCAGGGCCAGGCACAGGGCCAAGTGAGAAGCTTCCATTGATTTCATGTCTGGCTCTATGGATATAGTCAAAAAAGAGTCCTGGTTCTGGCCTGGAGAAGAGGCTAATAACTTGTCTAGACCCAAGTCCAAGAAAGAGGTCAGGGCCAGAGCAATGGCAAAGGAAGAGGCCAAAATCAAGGCCAGAGCCAGGACAAAGCGAGAAGCCAGGTCAGAGGAAGAGTTCCTCACCAGGGCGTGGTTCTGGGCTGCAGAAGAGTCCAGCATAGTGGGTGGGGCCACTGTCAAGTCCTGTTCTCAAGTGAAAGATGAGTCCATTGTTGGCAGTTGGTTCTGGACTGAAGAAGAGGCCAGTATGGGGACTGAGGCCAGTGGTAAATTCAGACCAAAGACTGAGCAGGAGCCTATTGGCAATTCTATGCTTGGAACTGGGGAAAAGACCAGTGTGGAAACAGG TGATGCCACTTCCAAATCTGTGCCAGCAGATGATACAGTAAAGGTCATTGCCAGTTTCTGCTTCTGGGCTAATGAAGAAATCAATCCAGAGGCTAAAGAAGAGACCAtttatgggtcttggttttgggTCAGTGATGACGTCAGTGTGGAAGCTGGTATTGGGGCCAGCTGTGGGTCCAGGCCAAGGTCTGAGGAAGAAGAGGTCATTGGTCCCTGGTTCTGGGCTGGAGAAGAAATCAATACAGAGCCTGAGTTTAGAGAAGAGGCCAGGCCAGGAGCTGAAGAAGAGACAGTATTTGAGTCCTGGTTTTGGGCTGGAAACCAGGCCCAGATGGATTCTGGGGCTGAAGTCAATTGTGACACTATGCCAGAGACTGAAAAAGAGGAGCCCATTATTGGGTCATAGTTCTGGGCTGGAGTAGAAGCTTGTGGGAGGGCTGAAGTCAGCAACAAGTCTAGCCTGGAGGACAAGGAAAAGGGTATTACATCATCTTGGTTTGGGACCACTGAAGAGATCAGTATGAAGTATGCCACTGGTGCCCAATGTAAATTTATGACAACTGCTGAAGAGATCAATACTGAGTCTGACTTCTGGTCAGGAGAACATCCCTGTATGTTTGCTGCCAATGGAGGCAGCTGGAAGTCTAGGCCAGAGGAGGAACAGGACACTGTTGATCCATGGTTCTGGTCCAGAAGATATACAAGGCCAGCGGCCACTGTAGGGCCCTGGTTATGGGCTGTGGAAGAGGGCAGTATAGATGATAGGACTGAAGAAGAAGCCAAGGCACCAACCAAGGAGGAGACCATGATCACGTCCTGGTTCTGGAAAGGGGATAAAGCCATTATAGGGGCTACAGATAGAGAAGAATCCAGGCCAGATGCTGAAGAGGAAGACATTGTTGATTCTTGGTTCTGGGCTGGGGGGGAAGACAGGCTTGAAACAGAAGCAGAGGCTAGAGAAGAGGACAGGCTGGCAGCTGAAGAGGAACATTTTGTTGAGTCTTGGTTCTGGGCCAGGGAAGAGGCCATTAGGAACAAGGCTAACATTTGCAGCAAATACAGTCCAGAAGCTGAAGAGGAAGAAGTCATTGTTGAGTCCTGGTTCTGGGCTGAAGAAGAAGCCAGTCTGGAGGCAGGGGATAGTTTTGAGTCCAAGCATGGCACTGAAAAGGAGGAAATCATTATTGGGTCCTGGTTCTGGGCTGAAGAATATAATATAGACGTTGGACCCCAGGCAATAGAAGAGACCACATCAAGGTCTGGAGAGGAAAGCACTTTTGGATCCTCGTTCTGGGATGCAAAAGAAATCAATGTAGAAGCAGAAACATGCTGTGCATATAAGCCAGAGGATGATGAAGAGATGATTGTTGAGTCCTGGTTCTGGTCTGGAGACAAGGCCATTAATGAGACTGAAACTGTGGCCACCTCTGAATCCAGGCCAGAAAATGAGGAAGGGGCAGTTGTTGGGCCCTGGTTTGGAGCTAAAAATGAGGCCAATAACAGGACTGGTAATGGAACCAACTATGAGTCAAGGACAGTAGCTGAGGAGGATGAGGCCATAGTGGGGTCCTGGTTCTGGGCAGGAGATGAGGCCCATTTTGAATCAAATCCTAGCCCTGTGTACAGGGCCATTTGCAGGTCCAGATGTTCAGTTGAGCAGGAGCCTGATGCTTTATGCAGGCCCCAGAACTGGGAGGAGGTTACTGTTCAGTTCAAGCCTGGCCCATGGGGTAGTGTTGGCTTCCCATCCCCAAGTCCCTTTAGATTTTCAAAAGAAGCAGCATTTCTGTTCTCTGAAATGTTTGGAGGAAAGCCCAAGCACATGGAACTGAGCCTAGAAGGGGAAGAGCAGGAATCTTTGCTTCAGCCTGATAAGCCTGACCCTGAGTTCCCATTTCAGTATGATCCGTCCTACTGGTCAGTCAGGGAAATTCAAGAACATCTTAGGACGAGGGAGAGTGCAGAGCCAGAGAGTTGGTTCTGCAGCTGCATACAGTGTGAGCTTAAAATTGGTCCTGAAGAGTTTGAAGAACTCCTTCTATTAATGGACAAAATTCGAGATCCTTTTATTCATGAAATATCTAAAATTGCAATGGGTATGAGGAGTGCTTCTCAATTTACTCATTATTTCATTCACGATTCAGGTGTTGTTTCACTTATTGAAACCTTGCTCAATTATCCCTCCTCCCGAGTTAAGACAAGGTTTTCGGAAAATATGATTCACTTGGCTCCACCTTATCCAAATCTAAACATGATTCAGACATACATATGTCAAGTGTGTGAGGAAACTCTTGCTTATAGGTTGGATTCCCCTGAGCAGTTATCTGGAATAAAGATGGTTAGACACCTCACTACAGCTACTGACTATCACACACTGGTTGCCAAGTATATATCTGGGTTTCTCTCCTTATTAGCCACGGGCAATACCAAAACAAGATTTCATGTTCTGAAAATGCTACTGAATTTGTCTGAAAATCCTGTCATGACAAAGGAAATACTCAGTGCTGAAGCAGTGTCAGAATTTATGGGCCTTTTTAACAGgaaagagacaaatgacaatattCAGGTTGTTCTAGCAATGCTTGAGAATATTGgtaacaatattaaaaaagaggCATTGTGGTTCACTGATGATGATTTCAGTCTTGAGCCATTTATTTCTGCATTCCATGAAGTTGAGAAATTTGCTAAGGAACTGCAAAGCAAAACAGATGATCAGAATGACCCTGAGGCAGAACAAAAGAATGAGTATGATTAA